A stretch of Actinomycetota bacterium DNA encodes these proteins:
- a CDS encoding sulfite exporter TauE/SafE family protein: protein MAQPVATTHRVRAAAGIGLLAGFLSGLFGVGGGILIVPGLVLFMRMEQRRAHGTSLAAVVPIAAAGVIAYSIHGSVDWASAALLAPGAAAGALVGTSALHRLGQRTLRYAFAGFLVLAAVRLLVDVPKATGRAPIDVAVAAGLVAVGFIAGSLAGLLGVGGGIVIVPAMIVLFSTPDVVAKGTSLLVIIPTAVVGSVRNIARQNADLPIAGVAGMLGVASTLGGSQLAAHLNPTVSAVLFALLLMAVATRLLFRG, encoded by the coding sequence ATGGCGCAACCGGTCGCGACGACACATCGGGTGCGAGCGGCAGCCGGCATCGGACTGCTGGCCGGTTTCTTGTCCGGTCTCTTCGGCGTCGGCGGCGGAATCCTGATCGTTCCGGGACTCGTCCTGTTCATGCGGATGGAGCAGCGGCGCGCGCACGGTACGTCTCTGGCGGCGGTCGTGCCGATCGCGGCCGCCGGTGTCATCGCCTATTCGATCCACGGCTCCGTCGACTGGGCGTCGGCCGCTCTGCTGGCGCCGGGGGCAGCGGCAGGGGCTCTCGTGGGGACGAGCGCCCTCCACCGATTGGGGCAGCGCACGCTGCGCTACGCGTTCGCTGGCTTCCTCGTGCTCGCCGCGGTACGGCTCCTCGTCGATGTGCCGAAGGCTACTGGGCGGGCGCCGATCGATGTAGCGGTGGCCGCGGGGCTCGTCGCCGTCGGGTTCATCGCCGGCTCGCTCGCAGGCCTCCTCGGGGTGGGCGGCGGCATCGTGATCGTCCCCGCGATGATTGTGCTCTTCTCGACGCCGGACGTAGTCGCCAAGGGTACGTCGCTCCTTGTCATCATTCCGACCGCCGTCGTCGGGTCGGTACGAAACATCGCGCGCCAGAACGCTGACCTTCCCATCGCGGGAGTGGCCGGCATGCTCGGCGTGGCCTCCACGCTAGGGGGGTCGCAGCTTGCTGCGCACTTGAACCCCACGGTCTCCGCGGTGCTCTTCGCCCTGTTGCTCATGGCGGTGGCCACGCGACTTCTCTTTCGGGGGTAG
- a CDS encoding RidA family protein, with protein MSDWEKRIAELGVEVPGPLPTGGLYAPVVVDAGVAYTSGIVAVAGPPIRTAYPGCVGSDLSVEEARASARGAMLSTLAQLRSVLGDLNRIERFLKVTGYVRAASEFTELPTVLDGASNLLVEIFGDERRSARTTVGVAALPGGASVELDATVRLRD; from the coding sequence ATGAGCGACTGGGAGAAACGCATCGCCGAGCTCGGGGTAGAGGTGCCAGGCCCGCTACCGACAGGCGGACTTTATGCCCCCGTCGTCGTCGACGCGGGCGTCGCCTACACGTCGGGGATCGTGGCCGTGGCCGGGCCGCCGATCCGGACGGCTTACCCCGGCTGTGTCGGCAGCGACCTCTCGGTCGAGGAGGCACGAGCCTCGGCCCGCGGAGCCATGCTCAGCACGCTGGCCCAGCTCCGTAGTGTGCTCGGCGACCTCAACCGGATCGAGCGGTTCCTCAAGGTCACGGGCTACGTCCGGGCCGCCTCTGAATTCACGGAGCTTCCGACGGTGCTCGACGGTGCGTCGAACCTGCTCGTTGAGATCTTTGGCGACGAAAGGCGATCGGCGCGCACGACGGTCGGAGTCGCAGCCCTGCCGGGTGGCGCAAGCGTCGAGCTCGACGCGACGGTCAGACTCCGCGACTGA
- a CDS encoding CoA transferase: protein MGYAPLAGIRILDISRLYPGALTTVKLADLGADVVKVEEPNRGDYLRTIPPLIGGEGVIHLLCNRGKRSVALDLKMPEALKTFHALARTADVIVESARPGRWLQLGLDFAALRRENPVLVVCSVSGFGQIGPLAPLASHGMNMDALAGTLVLGEWEARKRFITYGFSLGVEMGAVNAALGITAAVFRARATGEGAWVDASCWDAAFEIQRLSVAAHLGAGESLERREPRPLYDLYETSDGKLILFCAIERKFWERFSTGVGREDLLDRWSGTDVDFGADRSLRPELEDIFLSQTADAWQKHFLDWDIPGSRVLELADVLDNPHLVARGLVRSGAQGEAPFVANPLRWHDRGERPGDDSRAAPALGAHTQEVLDEWLGGR from the coding sequence ATGGGGTACGCGCCGCTCGCAGGAATCCGCATCCTTGACATCTCCCGCCTTTATCCGGGCGCGCTCACGACGGTGAAACTCGCCGACCTCGGCGCGGACGTCGTCAAGGTCGAGGAACCAAACCGGGGCGACTACCTCCGAACGATCCCCCCGCTGATCGGGGGCGAGGGAGTCATCCACCTGCTCTGCAACAGGGGAAAGCGCAGCGTCGCGCTCGATCTAAAAATGCCTGAGGCATTGAAAACCTTCCATGCCCTCGCGCGGACCGCCGACGTGATCGTCGAGTCGGCACGGCCGGGGCGGTGGCTCCAGCTCGGGCTCGACTTCGCCGCTCTTCGTCGTGAGAATCCGGTGCTCGTGGTCTGCTCCGTCTCGGGGTTCGGGCAAATCGGTCCGCTGGCTCCGCTCGCTTCGCACGGCATGAACATGGATGCCCTGGCCGGAACGCTCGTGCTCGGGGAGTGGGAGGCGCGGAAGCGTTTCATCACGTACGGATTCTCCCTCGGCGTCGAGATGGGGGCCGTGAACGCCGCGCTCGGGATCACAGCAGCCGTCTTCCGCGCGCGGGCAACCGGCGAGGGCGCCTGGGTCGACGCATCGTGCTGGGACGCGGCGTTCGAGATCCAGCGACTATCCGTCGCCGCACACCTGGGAGCCGGCGAATCGCTGGAGCGCCGCGAGCCGCGGCCGCTCTATGACCTCTACGAAACGAGCGACGGCAAGCTGATCCTATTCTGCGCGATCGAGCGCAAGTTCTGGGAGCGATTTTCCACGGGCGTGGGACGCGAGGATCTCCTCGACAGGTGGAGCGGAACCGATGTGGACTTCGGCGCCGATCGAAGCCTACGACCGGAACTCGAAGACATCTTCCTCAGTCAGACGGCAGACGCGTGGCAAAAGCATTTCCTCGATTGGGACATTCCCGGAAGCCGGGTGCTCGAGCTGGCCGACGTCCTCGACAATCCTCACCTGGTCGCCCGCGGGTTAGTGCGATCGGGCGCCCAGGGCGAGGCGCCATTCGTCGCGAACCCGCTGCGCTGGCACGACCGAGGCGAGCGGCCCGGCGACGACTCGAGGGCAGCCCCGGCACTCGGCGCGCACACCCAGGAGGTGCTCGACGAGTGGCTTGGAGGGAGATGA